From one Tautonia marina genomic stretch:
- a CDS encoding RluA family pseudouridine synthase codes for MSPVVLYEDNHCLALNKPAGMPTQGDESGSESLVDWAREDLRVRYQKPGNVFVGLVHRLDRPVSGVVLLGKTSKGASRLSAQFREGTVEKVYWAIVEGGPKEEAGTWTDRLVKDESRNVVRVGAAGKDAVLAYRVLERWRGRSWLEVRPVSGRSHQIRVQLASRRLPIVGDLKYGASGRLPANDGGHRIALHARSLRFRHPTSAAETQVVAPVPSDWPGPLS; via the coding sequence ATGAGCCCTGTTGTGCTTTATGAAGACAATCACTGCCTCGCGCTGAACAAGCCGGCGGGGATGCCCACGCAGGGGGACGAGTCGGGATCGGAGTCGCTGGTGGACTGGGCGAGGGAGGATTTGCGCGTCCGGTATCAGAAGCCGGGGAACGTGTTCGTCGGCCTGGTGCATCGGCTCGATCGGCCGGTGTCGGGGGTGGTCCTGCTCGGCAAGACGAGCAAGGGGGCGAGTCGGCTGTCGGCCCAGTTCCGCGAGGGGACGGTCGAGAAGGTCTACTGGGCGATCGTCGAAGGGGGGCCGAAGGAGGAGGCCGGGACGTGGACCGATCGGCTCGTCAAGGACGAGTCGAGGAATGTGGTGCGGGTGGGAGCGGCCGGTAAGGACGCCGTGTTAGCCTATAGAGTCCTGGAGCGCTGGCGGGGTCGATCGTGGTTGGAAGTCAGGCCGGTCAGTGGCAGGAGCCATCAGATCCGGGTGCAACTGGCATCTCGAAGGTTGCCGATCGTGGGGGACTTGAAATACGGGGCTTCGGGGCGTCTTCCGGCGAACGACGGCGGGCACCGGATTGCCCTGCATGCGCGGTCACTGCGATTCAGGCATCCGACGTCTGCGGCAGAGACGCAGGTTGTCGCGCCGGTCCCGTCAGACTGGCCCGGACCCTTGTCCTGA
- a CDS encoding DUF1549 domain-containing protein has protein sequence MRPWYGYPTTTAVLMALLWAGPAQADDAEAPADSADAKVSYYEQIRPIFEANCQGCHQPAKAGGKFVMTEFERLLGGGESTLPAIVPGDPVESYLMDQITPTNGEALMPQDAPPLLDAEIALIRQWIAEGAVDDTPANVRTTFSAENPPVYVRPPVIASMDVSPDGSLIAVAGFHEVLLLSAETLERTGRLIGLSERIESVAFSPDGSKLAVTGGNPGRLGEVQIWDVASARLIRSVPVTYDTVYGASWSPDGSKIAFGCADNSVRAIDVKTGEQVLFLLAHEDWALDTVFSAQGSHLISVGRDMAVKLTEIETQRFVDNITSITPGALKGGVNAVARHPNRDEIVVGGSDGVPKLYRVERLTKRVIGDDGNLIREFPAMKGRIFSVAVSPDGSMIAAASALDGQGEVAVFSYDFDTSLPDEIKAINEKVVTTRSAEEAQKLDAYHKEGVREIARLSVPETGLYSIAFGADGQLLAAGGDGIIRVIDATTGTVVDQVSPAPLEEGSAEMAEAGKPVRPKRVAVDDSTEVAEADRLPEGAELVELTVTPSEIRLVNLFDSVQIVVSGTLNSGAVVDLTRTADLSLSSPVAEVARSGFVTPIVDGNGTLEVSLAGKSAKVPVIVEGLSQPFEVDFVRDVNPVLSRLGCNQGTCHGAQDGKNGFKLSLRGYDPIFDIRSLTDDHAARRVNLASPDDSLMLLKPTGGVAHVGGVLMDTEESNYRILRDWIASGASLNLETPRVASIEVQPSNPIIDRIGARQQLRVVATYDDGTRRDVTQHTFLESGNTEVATAGDRGLISAIRRGEAPILARFEGAYAATTLTVMGDRSGFVWTEPESYNAIDELVARKWERMKILPSDLCTDTEFLRRAHLDLTGLPPSPEQVTAFLDDSRPSREKREALVDDLIGSEAFVEYWTNKWADLLQVNAKFLAPEGARAFRNWIREEVAANTPYDEFVRKIVTASGSNRENPAASYYKILRTPEETMENTTHLFLGIRFNCNKCHDHPFERWTQDQYYETSAFFAQVALATDPESGDRRIGGSAVEGAKPLYEIVSDTSQSEVIHERTGAPTPPAFPYESDYEAPEDAPRRVALASWMTSPDNQYFARSYANRIWGYLMGVGLIEPLDDIRAGNPPTNPELLDYLTDEFVSSGFDVQHLMRLIATSRTYQLSVETNEWNADDAINYASAQPKRLPAEVLYDAIYKVAGATPKIPGVPEGTRAAALPDSGIDLPSGFLTTFGRPVRESACECERSDDLQLGPIMALVSGPTVAEAIGDANNAIASLTKEEDGNASLINELFLRILNRPATVSEIDACLAVFDEIGADHQELAAALVAREAEVAALMPQWEREREEAIAAAREALSAYEEEIAPRVAEQEQARQEKIAAARADLEGYASNDLPAKISQWAAEQSKNLVAWESLEARRMTASNGSTLEQREDRSIVASGDKNGQGVYTIVAETELTGLTALRLEVLTDESLPRNGPGRAKDGNFVLNEIEVHAAPLTDPTQIRKLSLVNPLADFSQDNLPITAAVDGNDKDPAQGWAVSPASGVTHWATFQLAEPLNHPGGTLLTIKMVQNFQSREHSIGRFRLALSAQTESVGVSLPDDFASLVAAGETDWTDEQRASVLAYFKAIDQPYRQKQQALAQAEQPLPEDPKLVQLRQRLAEAEQPLPEDPTLARLRTDLAMSANQLETRRLTAAQDIAWALINSPAFLFNH, from the coding sequence ATGAGACCTTGGTACGGGTACCCGACGACGACCGCGGTCCTGATGGCCCTGCTCTGGGCTGGTCCCGCACAGGCCGACGACGCCGAGGCCCCGGCCGATTCGGCCGATGCGAAGGTCAGCTATTACGAGCAGATCCGGCCGATCTTCGAGGCGAACTGCCAGGGATGCCACCAGCCGGCAAAGGCCGGCGGCAAGTTCGTGATGACCGAGTTCGAGCGGTTGCTCGGCGGAGGCGAATCGACCCTGCCGGCCATCGTGCCCGGCGATCCGGTCGAAAGCTACCTGATGGATCAGATCACGCCGACCAACGGCGAGGCGCTGATGCCCCAGGATGCGCCGCCGTTGCTCGACGCCGAAATCGCCCTCATTCGCCAGTGGATCGCCGAAGGGGCCGTCGACGACACGCCCGCCAACGTCCGAACGACCTTCAGCGCCGAGAACCCGCCGGTTTACGTCCGTCCGCCCGTTATTGCGTCGATGGACGTTTCGCCCGACGGCAGCCTGATCGCCGTCGCCGGGTTTCACGAGGTCTTGCTCCTGTCAGCCGAAACCCTGGAACGCACGGGCCGGCTGATCGGCCTTTCCGAGCGGATCGAGTCAGTCGCCTTCTCACCTGACGGCTCGAAACTGGCCGTCACCGGCGGGAATCCGGGGCGGTTGGGCGAGGTCCAGATCTGGGATGTGGCCTCGGCTCGCCTGATTCGCTCGGTCCCGGTCACGTACGACACGGTTTACGGCGCGAGCTGGTCGCCCGATGGATCGAAGATCGCCTTTGGTTGCGCGGATAACTCGGTTCGGGCGATTGACGTGAAAACGGGCGAGCAGGTTCTCTTTCTGCTGGCTCATGAGGACTGGGCGCTCGACACCGTGTTCTCGGCCCAGGGGTCGCATCTGATCTCGGTCGGTCGGGACATGGCGGTGAAGCTGACCGAGATCGAGACGCAGCGATTCGTGGACAACATCACCTCGATCACTCCCGGAGCCTTGAAAGGGGGCGTCAATGCCGTGGCCCGGCACCCGAATCGGGATGAGATCGTGGTCGGCGGCTCGGACGGCGTGCCCAAGCTCTACCGCGTTGAGCGCCTGACGAAGCGGGTGATCGGCGACGACGGCAACCTGATCCGCGAGTTCCCGGCGATGAAGGGCCGGATTTTCTCCGTGGCGGTCAGCCCCGACGGCTCGATGATCGCCGCGGCCAGCGCGCTCGACGGTCAAGGCGAGGTCGCCGTTTTCTCTTACGACTTCGACACGAGCCTGCCGGACGAGATCAAGGCGATCAATGAGAAGGTCGTCACCACCCGGTCGGCCGAGGAAGCCCAGAAGCTCGACGCCTACCACAAGGAAGGGGTCCGCGAGATCGCTCGCCTGAGCGTGCCCGAAACCGGCCTCTACTCGATCGCCTTCGGGGCCGATGGCCAGTTGCTGGCGGCCGGGGGGGACGGGATCATCCGGGTGATCGACGCGACGACGGGAACGGTCGTCGATCAGGTGTCTCCCGCTCCGCTCGAAGAAGGTTCGGCCGAAATGGCCGAGGCCGGCAAGCCGGTTCGGCCGAAGCGAGTGGCCGTGGATGACTCGACCGAGGTGGCCGAGGCTGACCGCCTGCCCGAAGGGGCCGAGCTGGTGGAGCTGACCGTCACTCCGAGCGAGATTCGACTGGTCAACCTCTTTGATTCCGTTCAGATCGTCGTCAGCGGCACCCTGAACAGTGGCGCGGTGGTCGACCTGACCCGGACGGCCGATCTGAGCCTGTCGAGCCCGGTGGCCGAGGTCGCTCGATCCGGCTTCGTCACGCCGATCGTTGACGGCAACGGCACGCTGGAGGTTTCGCTTGCGGGGAAATCGGCGAAGGTTCCGGTGATCGTTGAGGGCTTGTCGCAGCCGTTTGAGGTTGATTTCGTGAGGGACGTGAACCCGGTTCTCTCTCGGCTCGGCTGCAACCAGGGGACCTGTCACGGGGCTCAGGACGGGAAGAACGGCTTCAAGCTCTCACTTCGAGGCTACGACCCGATCTTCGACATCCGATCGTTGACCGACGACCACGCGGCCAGACGGGTCAACCTCGCCTCGCCCGACGATAGCCTGATGCTGCTCAAGCCGACCGGCGGCGTGGCTCATGTCGGTGGCGTCTTAATGGACACCGAGGAATCGAACTACCGGATTCTCCGCGACTGGATCGCCTCGGGAGCGTCGCTGAACCTGGAAACGCCCCGGGTTGCGAGCATCGAGGTTCAGCCGTCGAACCCGATCATCGATCGGATCGGCGCCCGGCAGCAGTTGCGCGTGGTGGCGACCTATGACGATGGTACCCGACGCGACGTGACGCAACACACCTTCCTCGAAAGTGGCAACACCGAGGTGGCCACTGCCGGGGATCGGGGCCTGATTTCCGCCATCCGGCGCGGCGAGGCTCCCATCCTTGCCCGCTTCGAAGGGGCCTATGCCGCCACGACCCTGACCGTCATGGGAGATCGGAGCGGCTTCGTCTGGACCGAGCCGGAATCGTACAACGCGATTGACGAACTGGTCGCCCGCAAGTGGGAACGGATGAAGATTCTCCCCTCGGACCTTTGCACCGATACGGAGTTCCTCCGCCGGGCCCACCTCGACCTGACCGGCCTGCCGCCCTCGCCCGAGCAGGTTACCGCCTTCCTCGACGATTCCAGACCGAGCCGGGAGAAGCGTGAGGCCCTGGTGGATGACCTCATCGGCTCCGAGGCGTTCGTCGAGTACTGGACGAACAAGTGGGCCGACCTGTTGCAGGTGAACGCGAAGTTCCTCGCCCCCGAGGGAGCGCGGGCCTTCCGGAACTGGATTCGGGAGGAGGTCGCGGCCAACACGCCCTACGACGAGTTCGTCCGCAAAATCGTCACCGCCAGCGGCTCGAACCGGGAGAATCCGGCGGCGTCGTACTACAAGATCCTCCGTACTCCGGAGGAGACGATGGAGAACACGACCCACCTGTTCCTCGGCATCCGCTTCAACTGCAACAAGTGCCACGACCATCCCTTCGAACGCTGGACGCAGGACCAGTATTACGAGACCTCCGCGTTCTTCGCCCAGGTCGCGCTGGCGACCGATCCGGAGAGCGGCGATCGCCGCATTGGGGGCTCGGCCGTCGAGGGGGCCAAGCCGCTGTACGAGATCGTCAGTGACACCTCGCAGTCCGAGGTGATTCACGAACGCACCGGAGCCCCAACGCCGCCGGCGTTCCCCTACGAAAGTGACTACGAGGCGCCGGAGGATGCCCCCCGTCGCGTCGCCCTGGCCTCCTGGATGACCTCGCCCGACAACCAGTACTTCGCCAGGAGCTACGCCAACCGGATCTGGGGGTACTTGATGGGGGTCGGCCTGATCGAGCCGCTCGACGACATCCGCGCCGGCAACCCGCCGACGAACCCCGAGTTGCTCGATTACCTGACCGACGAGTTCGTTTCCAGCGGGTTCGACGTGCAGCACCTGATGCGGCTGATCGCCACCTCGCGGACCTATCAACTGTCGGTCGAGACGAACGAGTGGAACGCCGACGACGCCATCAACTACGCCAGCGCCCAGCCGAAGCGGTTGCCGGCCGAGGTGCTTTACGACGCGATCTACAAGGTCGCCGGCGCGACGCCGAAGATTCCCGGCGTGCCGGAAGGAACCCGAGCCGCTGCCTTGCCCGACTCTGGCATCGACCTGCCAAGCGGGTTCCTGACGACCTTCGGCCGACCGGTTCGCGAGTCGGCCTGCGAGTGCGAACGCTCGGATGATCTGCAACTCGGGCCGATCATGGCCCTGGTCAGCGGCCCAACGGTGGCCGAGGCGATCGGCGACGCGAACAACGCCATTGCCTCGTTGACCAAGGAAGAAGACGGGAATGCCTCGCTGATTAACGAGTTGTTCCTCCGCATCCTCAACCGGCCGGCGACGGTCAGCGAGATCGACGCCTGCCTCGCCGTCTTCGACGAGATCGGCGCAGACCATCAGGAACTCGCCGCCGCCCTCGTGGCCCGAGAGGCGGAAGTGGCCGCCCTGATGCCCCAGTGGGAACGGGAGCGTGAGGAGGCGATCGCCGCCGCCCGCGAGGCACTCTCGGCCTACGAGGAAGAGATCGCCCCCCGGGTTGCCGAGCAAGAGCAAGCGCGGCAGGAGAAGATCGCTGCCGCCAGGGCCGATCTGGAGGGGTACGCCTCCAACGACCTGCCCGCCAAGATTTCCCAGTGGGCCGCCGAGCAGTCGAAGAACCTCGTGGCCTGGGAGTCGCTGGAGGCCCGCCGCATGACGGCCTCGAACGGCTCGACGCTGGAACAGCGCGAGGACCGCTCGATCGTGGCATCGGGCGACAAGAACGGTCAGGGAGTCTACACGATCGTCGCTGAGACGGAACTGACGGGCCTGACCGCGCTGCGGCTCGAAGTTTTGACCGATGAGTCGTTGCCCCGCAACGGGCCGGGCCGGGCAAAGGACGGCAACTTCGTGCTCAACGAGATCGAGGTCCATGCCGCTCCGCTGACCGATCCGACCCAGATCCGCAAGCTCTCGCTGGTCAACCCGCTGGCCGATTTCAGCCAGGACAACCTTCCGATCACTGCTGCGGTTGATGGCAACGACAAGGACCCGGCACAGGGCTGGGCCGTCTCGCCGGCCTCGGGGGTGACCCACTGGGCCACCTTCCAGCTGGCCGAGCCGCTCAATCACCCCGGAGGCACCCTGTTGACCATCAAGATGGTGCAGAACTTCCAGAGTCGAGAGCATTCGATCGGCCGGTTCCGCCTCGCGCTCAGCGCTCAAACGGAGTCGGTGGGCGTGAGCCTTCCGGACGACTTTGCGTCCCTGGTCGCCGCGGGTGAGACCGACTGGACCGACGAACAACGGGCCTCGGTCCTGGCCTACTTCAAGGCGATCGACCAGCCGTACCGACAGAAACAGCAGGCCCTGGCCCAGGCCGAGCAGCCCCTGCCCGAAGATCCGAAGCTCGTGCAGCTTCGCCAGCGCTTGGCCGAGGCCGAACAACCTTTGCCCGAAGACCCGACCCTGGCCCGGCTTCGGACCGACCTGGCCATGAGTGCCAACCAGCTCGAAACCCGCCGGCTCACGGCGGCCCAGGATATCGCCTGGGCCCTGATCAACAGCCCGGCGTTCCTGTTCAATCACTGA
- a CDS encoding DUF1501 domain-containing protein → MLFVPGPSGKDLCDDHLGATRRDILRVGASGLFGLSLGSMLQLQAASANDAGRLAGGPGWGKAKSVILVYLQGGPSHLDLWDPKDDAPEKVRSAFKSIPTNVPGVNVTEILPQMAQIADKYTFIRSMSYTPNGLFNHTAAIYQMMTGYTTDKVSPSGQLEPPSPKDFPNFGSNIIRIQPPTVPMLPFVMLPRPLQESNVVGKGGTAGFLGKSFDPYTLYPEGDDMDMEKMSRIKVDDLQLRPEVFALRLQRRAKLREALNDAMPVLDESVSNYNLNEYYDRALSLVVSGKAREAFDLAQEKTPLRDRYGRNTFGQSCLLARRLVEAGTRVVEVIWPKVANSDNHSWDHHVGLTERMKNQSGPMLDQGLSALITDLDERGMLDDTLVVAVGEFGRSPQKGVSTSGNGNSADGRDHWPYCYTAVMAGAGIRRGNVHGKSDKTGSSPVDDPVHPNELLATIYHSFGIAPDTIVYNHLNQPRELVKGEAVTSLFG, encoded by the coding sequence ATGCTGTTCGTTCCCGGACCCAGCGGCAAGGACCTCTGCGACGATCATCTCGGCGCCACCCGGCGCGATATTCTCCGCGTCGGAGCCTCGGGCCTGTTCGGCCTGTCGCTCGGCTCGATGCTTCAGTTGCAGGCCGCCTCGGCCAACGACGCCGGCCGGCTCGCGGGTGGTCCCGGCTGGGGCAAGGCCAAGAGCGTCATCCTCGTCTACCTGCAGGGCGGCCCGAGCCACCTCGACCTCTGGGACCCCAAGGACGACGCCCCGGAGAAGGTCCGAAGCGCCTTCAAATCGATTCCGACGAACGTGCCGGGCGTCAACGTCACCGAAATTCTGCCGCAGATGGCCCAGATTGCGGATAAATACACCTTTATCCGCTCGATGAGCTACACCCCCAACGGTCTGTTTAACCACACCGCCGCCATCTACCAGATGATGACCGGCTACACGACCGACAAGGTCAGCCCATCCGGTCAGCTCGAACCGCCGAGCCCGAAAGACTTCCCGAACTTCGGCTCGAACATCATCCGCATCCAGCCGCCGACGGTGCCGATGCTGCCGTTTGTCATGCTCCCTCGCCCGTTGCAAGAGTCGAACGTGGTCGGCAAAGGGGGAACCGCCGGGTTCCTCGGCAAGTCGTTCGACCCGTACACCCTCTACCCCGAGGGTGACGACATGGACATGGAGAAGATGAGCCGGATCAAGGTCGATGACCTCCAGCTCCGCCCCGAAGTCTTCGCCCTTCGCCTCCAGCGCCGGGCCAAGCTTCGCGAGGCCCTGAACGACGCAATGCCTGTCCTGGATGAATCCGTCTCAAACTACAACCTGAACGAGTACTACGACCGGGCGCTGAGCCTTGTCGTCTCGGGCAAGGCTCGCGAGGCGTTCGACCTGGCACAGGAAAAGACCCCGCTGCGTGACCGCTACGGCCGCAACACCTTTGGCCAGAGCTGCCTGCTGGCTCGGCGGTTGGTTGAGGCGGGAACCCGGGTGGTCGAGGTCATCTGGCCGAAGGTCGCAAACAGCGACAACCACTCGTGGGACCACCACGTCGGCCTGACCGAGCGGATGAAGAACCAGTCGGGCCCGATGCTCGACCAGGGGCTTTCGGCCCTCATTACCGACCTGGACGAGCGGGGGATGCTGGACGATACGCTCGTCGTGGCCGTCGGCGAGTTCGGCCGCAGCCCGCAGAAGGGGGTCAGCACCTCCGGTAACGGCAACAGCGCCGACGGCCGAGACCACTGGCCGTACTGCTACACCGCCGTCATGGCCGGTGCCGGTATCCGTCGCGGCAACGTCCACGGCAAGTCGGACAAGACCGGCTCGTCTCCGGTCGATGATCCGGTTCACCCGAATGAGCTGCTGGCGACGATCTACCACTCGTTCGGTATCGCCCCGGATACGATTGTGTACAACCACCTGAACCAGCCCCGAGAACTGGTGAAGGGTGAGGCGGTGACGTCGCTCTTCGGCTGA
- the truD gene encoding tRNA pseudouridine(13) synthase TruD produces MKIKCRPEDFRVEELPTVEPGDRGRFVLYRLTKRGIGTPEAIESIRRRWNLPPDVVRHGGLKDRHALTIQYLSIFKGPERSLHQEQIDLEPIGRIDEPYGPSSFRGNHFGIVLRDLSDDEAARALRAATEIPRDGIPNYFDDQRFGSVGPSGDFIGRAWIAGDHERALWLALAEENDSDRPGDARQKAILREFWGRWPEAKEALDRSHIRSIVTYLVDHPTDFRGAFARVRRDLRSIYFSAYQSHLWNLILARFIERITRPEQRVVHPFRTAELPVPVGLEPDQVDRLARTRLPLPASRTVIGSDEVAEIARSVVAEQGMAWEDLRVRHLKDVFLSKGDRAAMFRAGNWSQSHLNDDDLYRGRKTLELEFELPRGAYATLIVKRLTDAAGGQSAES; encoded by the coding sequence GTGAAGATCAAGTGCCGACCCGAGGATTTTCGGGTCGAGGAATTGCCGACCGTTGAACCTGGTGACCGGGGCCGATTCGTCCTCTACCGGTTGACCAAGCGAGGGATCGGCACTCCGGAGGCGATCGAGTCGATTCGCCGCCGCTGGAACCTGCCGCCCGATGTGGTGCGTCACGGGGGATTGAAGGATCGGCACGCGCTGACCATTCAATATCTTTCGATCTTCAAGGGGCCGGAGCGGTCGCTTCATCAGGAACAGATTGATTTGGAGCCGATCGGGCGGATCGACGAGCCTTATGGGCCGTCGTCGTTTCGCGGGAACCACTTCGGGATCGTCCTGCGCGATCTGTCGGACGACGAGGCGGCCCGGGCACTTCGGGCGGCGACGGAGATTCCGCGCGACGGCATTCCCAACTACTTCGACGATCAGCGGTTTGGCTCGGTCGGTCCGAGCGGAGACTTCATCGGCCGGGCCTGGATTGCGGGAGATCACGAGCGGGCGTTGTGGCTCGCCCTGGCCGAGGAGAACGATTCGGACCGTCCCGGAGACGCCCGGCAGAAAGCGATCCTCCGCGAGTTCTGGGGCCGATGGCCGGAGGCGAAAGAGGCGCTCGACCGTTCGCACATTCGGAGTATCGTCACGTACCTGGTTGATCATCCGACCGACTTTCGAGGCGCCTTCGCTCGGGTCAGGCGCGACCTGAGGTCGATCTACTTTTCGGCCTATCAGAGTCACCTTTGGAACCTGATTCTGGCCCGGTTCATCGAACGGATCACCCGGCCGGAGCAGCGGGTGGTGCATCCCTTTCGGACGGCGGAGCTGCCGGTTCCGGTCGGCCTGGAGCCCGATCAGGTCGATCGGCTCGCCAGAACCCGATTGCCCTTGCCTGCGTCTCGAACGGTGATCGGTTCGGATGAGGTGGCGGAGATCGCCCGGTCGGTGGTCGCGGAGCAGGGGATGGCCTGGGAGGATCTCCGCGTCCGGCACTTGAAGGATGTCTTCCTCTCCAAAGGGGACCGCGCGGCGATGTTTCGGGCCGGGAATTGGTCGCAGTCGCACCTGAACGACGATGATCTGTACCGAGGTCGCAAGACCCTGGAGCTGGAATTCGAGCTGCCGCGAGGTGCCTATGCGACCCTGATCGTCAAGCGGCTCACCGATGCCGCGGGCGGGCAATCGGCTGAATCGTGA